The genomic stretch CAGATCTCAAAATTCTCCTGGGATACCGTATAGTCTTTGACGGTCAATACGGGCTGGATGGAATTGCTCTGACAGGCAGGGCAGACGGTGTACTGAACAATAGAAGGATGGCTCATAAAAGGCTTTGGAAAATAGATCAGTGATTGGCCTTTTCGATGGTTTGCTGGTTACCCAGCGAGGCAGCATTAAATCCATTTTTATAAAAATGGAAAAAGATAGCACTTCCGGCAACGGCGGCAATGATCAGCGCATAGATCCACCAGGCATCGCGCACCCGCTCAGATTCTTCCCATGGATAAACGGTCTCCCCGGCTGGATGCAACTCACGTGTCACTTCTTTATCCCCCACCAGCATGGTAGCCTGGGCGTGCTGGTGTACCACCCGGTTAGCAGGTGCAGGCTGCAAAGAAGATGCCACGGCCCCTGCCGCTTCAAAAACAATATCGCCCGAATGGTCAATTTTCAGGGTGCCGATACCGGCCCAGTCTTCCTGCTGGTCAACCCGCAGGCGGTTACGCAGCTGGTAAGCCCATTCATTGTACCATTTGATGGCTTCGTAATCCGCTATATCTTTTTGCTGCGCCAGGTAGGTGAAAAACTCCTTGTCAGGCGCATCGAAATATTTATCAAAACGGTAGTGGTAACTGGGTGGCAGGATCTGCTTGTTCACAAAGTCCGTCTGCGCGGGGATCCGCTCCACGTAAATGGTGCCCAGCCCTGGAATGCTGATACTTTTATGCTGCAATAAGTAACTGGTGAGCACTTCTTCCGTCATGTTCCTTAATTAATAGTGCGAAACAACAGCATTTTGCCCGATAAATCAAATATTCAGACCGGGACTTAGCCCCTGTTAGCCCTTTCTCTGGTCGCTTTTAGCCCCTCCCCTGCTGCGGACGCCTATCGCTGGTTGAAGGAATAGGTGATACCCCCTAAAATATTGAAGCCAAACACCTCGTACTGGTGCCAGCGTTCATATTTGTTATTGAGGATATTGTTCATCTGTACCCAGAGGTTGAAGTTGCGGGTAATGCGGAATTCCACACCGGCATTGAGGTCAAAACCGGTATCCCCTTTATAGTCGGACCCGTCCTTTCCACGGTATTTGGCCCCATCCCATACCCACAGTTCGGAACGCAGCATCAGGTCTTTAATGATCTGCCAGTGCATGCCGGCATTCAGCTCCACCGGGATCATGCCCCAGGCTTTGTTCTCACCCTCCACTTTGGAGAAAGAGTTATAAGTGAACCCGGCAGTGGCGCCAAATTGTTCACCGATATTATAGGCCGCTTCACTGTGCAGCTGGAATACATCCAGTTTGGCCGCATTGCGGACCAGGAAGGTCTTACCGTCATTGTCGTCATTTACAAAAAGCGGCATATTGTGGTAGCGCAGGAAACCGATCTTGGTAGAATAGCTGAAATGATTGCCCACAGAGCCTTTCAGGCCGGCATATCTTTCCGTGATCCTGGTATTGAGCAGGCTATCGGGTTGCGCCAGCCAGGGGTTGATGCCCGCAAAACGCTGGTAGGACCCTTTCTGGTAATAGCCGATCCAGCCCAGCTGCAGGGTCAGTTGTTTATCGCTGGTGGTCACATCGGCCATGATATTGGGCAGCATATGGAACTCCTTCCGGTCCCAGGAAGGCAGGATACCTCCATGGATATACAGGTTGCTGGACTTGTATTGCAGGGCTGTATTGACCAGGTAGAGATTGTTCTTCTCATCCACATTCTTTAAGGTGCCGTTGCCTTCCCGCTGGTAATTGGTGAGGTCGGCGGTAGCGCCCAGGTTAAAAGTGAAATCGTCCCCGAAGCTTTTTTCCAGGGGCACATTCAGCACGGTATTGGTCTCCGTTCCGCGGGGATCATGGTTATCCCGGAAAACGCTGACCTTAAGGTTGGGGCGATAGGTAAGCCCGAATTCAGTAGGCTCAGTATTTCGGAAATCCACTTTGCCTTCCAGGGTCTGGAACCGCTGGCGCAGGTCGCTCTTGCTATACTGCAGCGTAGTGGGCTGAAAACCGTAGAGATAATAATCATCGCTGCTGAAACCAATTTTACCGTTCAGCTCATGCTTATTGGCGGTTTTATAGGTGCCGGCCACGCCCACGCTGGTGAGGCTGTTCTTCTGAAAATCCTTGCTTCCCTTGGAAGTATAATGATCAACAAAAATGTTGAAGAAAGTACTTTGCCCGTCGCCAAAGCTGAAACCCGCTTTTACATAGGGCTGGTGAACATTGCCGATACCCAGCTTGATAAAATTACTGTACTGCCAGGCGGACACTGAATCCATCTGCAGGGCCATCGGTTTCAGCTCTGCGGGCTGGTAGGTAAAGAAAAGGTTCTGTACCGGGATGGCGTAGTTCAGCCGCGGCCTGGTGGTGTCCACTACCGGTGGCGCAGCATTGAAGTTGATCTTGGCCGCTTCATGCAGTACCGGTTTGAAAGTGGAAGTAATATCAATGGTCTTGCGTTTGGTAGTATCCTGCGCCTGCACGCCGAAGCCCGCTGCGCCACAGATACCTGCCAGTACAAATTTCAATATCAGTTGCTTATTCATTGCTGATTGAATTCAGTTTTTTGAAAATGCACACTATCTGTGCCCTCTGTCGCTCGTCTTTGTCGCCGGCCTCTGTCGCTCGCCTCCGGCGAGTGACTGCTATTCCATCGCCTCCGGCGATCCTCCTGCTGTTATTCTACCTTACTGTTCTTCTTCTCTTCTTCTATAGTAGCTTTCAGCTTAGTCTCCGCTTCCTGCCGCAGCGCCTCCATCTTGGCGTTATCTACCACACTCTGGAAAGTGGCTTTGGCATTGAAGTAGTCCTTCTGTTTGAAATAAACATCACCCAGCAGGATATAAGCTTTGGTCACCCATTCCTCGTAAGAGCCGGATTTATTGATCACTTCAAAAGCTGCTTTTTCTGCATCGGCCATGCGGTTCTGCGCCATCTGGCAGGCTGCAATCTCATACCTGGCTTCAGCGCCATAGGCAGCCTTGCTCAGCCCGGCAGCAATACGGTAGGTGGTGATAGCCTGATCATATTCGCCGGCTGTCTGCTGTGATTTGGCAATAGCCATATTGGCCATCACTTTATCATCTGTACCAATCCCTTTCTGGTTCAGCAGCTCACGGGCATTGGCCATAGCGGCTGTCCATTGCTGCAGTTGGTACTGGCTGCGCAGCAGGCCGCGCATGGCTTCCAGCTTATTCTCCTGGGAGGTGGCAAAATCCTTCAGACGGGTGAAGTATTTCTCGGCCTTCTCATAATTTTTCAGGTCAAAGAAATTGAGCCTTGCTGCCAGCAGCAGGGATTTTTCTCCATATTTATGCGGCACCCGATCCGCCAGCAGTTCATAACCGGCTGCGGCTTTGACCCAGTCCTTCTGGTTATAATAGATCTCACTCTTATAATACAGGGCTTCCAGGCTATGACGGCCCTGGGGGAATGCCGCGATGTACTCTTCAAACTCTTTGGCTGCAGCAGGGAAATTACCGTTGTTGAACTGCACTTCCGCTTCTTCGTAGGACAGATCGTCCTCCTGGTTGCCGGACACTTCCTTACCCATAGAGCGGGCAAAGCTGACATACTCACCTGATTTGCCCTGCTCCACATAGATCACACGGGCATTTTCCAGGGCATCGGCCGCTTCTGTGGAATTGGGATATTGCTTCAGCAATGCAGTATAACTGTTCAGTGCTTCGGCATTGTTGTCCATATTATAATAAGCAATGCCCAGCTTCAGGTAAGCCGTAGGCTTCAACCCGGAATTGGGATCACTCACCACGTTCTTGAGGTAAGGAATGGCTTCCCGGAACTGCTCATCCACCAGGTAGGTATTGGCAATCTCCATATTGGCGTCTGCCAGCAGACCGGAGCCCGGATATTTGCGCGACAGACCGGAGAGCAGGCTGATCTTTTCCTTGCCGCTGTTAGCGCCTGCTATCATCGCTTTCTGGAAAGTGGCATAGTCGCTGGCGGGCCAGGAGAAGGACAGCACCTTATCGTACATGACCTGTGCTTTCTTGTATTCCCGGTTCATATAATAGCAGTCGGCGCTACGCAACCAGGCATCCTGCTGCAGGGCCGATGCATTGACCACGGGGTTGCTGACCACCTGTTCAAAATTGGTCAGGGCCTGGCGGTAATTCTCTTTTTTGAGGTATGCGTAACCCAGGTTATACCGGGCATTGGTAACATTCACTTCACCATTGGCCGCGCTGCTTTTCAGGTAATCATTGAAATAGCGGATGGCATCGTCCAGTTTACCCAGGCGGTAGGCCACTTCCCCTTTCCAGAACTGCACATAGGGCAGCACGCTGGCGTTGTCCGGCTGTGTTTCAGCACGGGTCAGCAATTCATTGGCGCCAACCAGCATACCGTCATTCACCAGCTCGGTGGCCCTGCCGTACAGGATACGGGGATAGAGCCGGCGGGCATTGGCCGAAGGGGACTGGAGGCTTTCCAGCAACGATAAGGCGTCCTTGTAATTATTGGTATTGGCCAGCACACTGATCAGGAGTTCTTTGGCCTCTACATTGTAACTGGATTGCGGATAGGCCTGCAGGAATTTCTGTAATTCCGTAAGGGCCACATCCTGGTAGCCCAGCTCAAAGGAGAGCTTGGCATAATTGAACTGGGAGATCTCTTTCTGTGCGGCATTGCTGCTGTTGGAAGCGCAGATCAGGAAGGCATTGCGGGCATTTGTTTTCTGGCCTGTTTTCAGGTAAGCATCCCCCAGCAGGTACATGGCGTTCTGCGCCAGGGAATCTTCTTTGCCGCTGATCTGTTTGAAACCATCAATGGCCTTATCCAGCTGACCGGCCTGGTACTGGCAATAGGCCAGCTCGTACAGGTCTTCCCGGCGAACCTTGGTAGATTTGCTGACATAGGTTTCCAGGTATGGCAGCGCTTTGGCAAATTCTTTTTTCTCAAAATAGGCATGCCCCACAATCTGGCGCATTTCCAGGTCGTAGTACAGGTTGCCGCGTTTCAGTTTATTTTCCGCATACTCAAGGGCTTTATCTTTCTGGCCCAGTGAATAATAAATATTGGCAATATAATAAGGCACTACCTGACCATAATTGGGATGGTCTTCTACTATGGAGAAGGCATCCAGGGCTTCCCGGTATTTTTTATCGTTGAAAGAAAGGAAGCCATAGTAATAATTGGCGTCAATGTAATTGGGATCGTCCTTCATTTGCCGGATGGCGTCAAAAAGGGGCTTCGCCTTATCAAATTGTTTGGCCGTGAAATAGGCGTATCCCTGGTGGAACTTCATATCGGCAATCTCGCGGTTGGTGAGGTTGTCGATATTGGCCGCTTCGTACAGCCCGATCGCATTCGGGTAATCCTGCTGCCGGAAATAATATTCGGCCAGGTGGAAGCTCATCATCTGCACCCGGGCGGCATTGTCCTCCAGGTCAATAAAATCACGGGCTTTAGCTACCGCACCACCTTCATTCTGCTTGAGGGCGCAAACGATGGTGTAGTAGTTGACCTCCTGGGTCTGGATGGCAGGATTGCTGCGGTCCGGTTCCCGTTGCTGTAACTGCAGGTCCTTGAACAGGGGATATGCCAGGCTGTATTGCTCGCGCTGGAAAAAATCTTTAGCCTGTTTAAAAGTACCCTGGGGATCATTGAGAAAACGGGACTGCTGGGCTATAGCGCCATGCACAACCCCTGAAAGGATAAAAAAGAGAGTTATTTTTTTCATTCCAATATCCGTTTGAAAAAAGCACATGAACAGAAAAGAGACGCCACAAGGCCCTTTTGCTTTCGCTGGAACGTGGTAAAGATTATATTTATTTTACCCTTGACCAAACATCGTTCCAAACAGGTGTGAATAAGTGCAAGGATTAACAATTCTTTTTCTTTATAAAATGCAAATGCAAAACCATTATTTTTGACGCCAAACTTCTACCTCTATGAGCAAACTAATGTCTACCAGTTACACCACCGGCGCTTTCAACCTCGCTACCCTGCTGATGCGTATTGGATTTGGTGGCCTGATGATGAACCACGGTTACCAGAAGCTGGTCAATTTTGCCGCTATAAAACCCAAATTCATGAATTTCCTCGGCATGGGCCAGGGCATGTCCCTGGGACTGGTTGTATTTGCAGAATTCTTCTGCGCCCTGCTTATCATCATTGGTCTGTTCTCCCGGCTGGCCGCTATTCCCATTGTTATTGTACTGTCCGTTGCCCTCTTCAAGGCGCATAAAGGACTGGTATTTGGCGAAGGTGAAATGGCAGCACTTTTCCTCACCGGCTTTATCTGCCTGCTGATCACCGGTCCCGGCAAGATCAGTGTGGACGGCATGAGCGGCAAATAATATTGATCCATGTTCATTACAGAGACCCCTATCCGGGTGCGGTATGCTGAGACCGACCAGATGGACGTAGTGTACCACGGTAACTACGCGCAATATTTTGAAGTGGCCCGTGCTGAATCCATCCGGCAGCTGGGCTTTACCTATAAGGATATGGAAGCAGCAGGCGTCATTATGCCTATTGTGGAGCTGCAATGCAAGTACCTGCGGCCCGCACATTATGACGACCTGCTCACCATTAAGACCATCCTCAAAGAATTACCGGCCGATCACCGGATAGAGTTTCACCAGGAGGTCTACAATGAACAGGGCCGGTTGCTGACAGTGGGCCGGGTGGTCCTGTATTTCCTGCTGTCGGCCACCAAAGAAAAGACCACTATGCCGGAAAACCTGCGACAGCAGTTATTACCCTATTTTTGATGTATTGCTGTTCTCCGCCGACGGCGGAGAACAAAAGATCATTTGAGGACATCCAGCACCCGGTACATTTTCTTCACCACCTCCCCTGCTGACCCGTCATAATTATTGACGATAATGGCAAAACTATATTGTTTCCCTGCCCGGGAGGTATGATACCCTGCATAAGCACGGGCGCCACCAAAGGAACCGCTCTTCATCTTCATCCCATTGTATTCCGGCAACGCCTGGTAAAAAGCATCCTGCCAGGGCCTCGTACGCGCATACTGCAATACACGTACCAGTGCATCCGCCGTTACCCGGTTCATAGGCGATAGCCCGCTCCCATCCATCAGCTGCATAGCGCCCGCATCAATACCCTGTTCCGTCCAGAAGCTTTTTACTATTTCAATACCGGCATTGTTTTCGCCCAAACCTTTCTTTGTATAGGCCATTGTGCGCAACAGGGATTCACCGTACAGGTTAATGCTCTTGCGCAGGAACCAGTAGGTAATGGCCGACAGTGCAGGAGAAGACAGTTCACCCAGTACCTGCTGCATAGCGGGCCAGGATTCAGCAGGGGTCTTATCTATATAAAAGAGGGGCCGGCCGGCAATGGGGATACCTGCTGCTGTCAGTGCGCCTTCCAGCTCATTGGCAAATAAAAGGGCCGGATGCGGCAACGCACCGGCAATACTGAACGCAGCTCCCGGCGGCACCGTGCCCTGGGTAAAACCGCGAGGACTATAAGGCGACAAGTAGATATAGCCATTGTCGCCACTGCCCTTTTTCCCCGTCCTGATCTCATTCACCAGGTCGGTGGCGGCCAGCGCCGGGTCCGTACCGCTGATCTGTGTGGGCGCTCCTTCTGCATTGCCTGTTTTTAACAACAGGGTATACTGGTTCTCATTCCAGTTGAGGCCCCAGCAGCCTGCCCCATAATAATTACCGATATCATCCCAGATCCAGCCACCGGGTAAGGGCTGGATAGAAAAAGCAGTATCATTAATATATAAGGAGCCCTCAATACGCCGGATATTTTTTTCGCGGAGCAGGTCGCAGATCTGCTGCAGTACATAATTCCTGCCCGTCTCTTTCCATCGGTTACTACCCAGGGTAGGATCGCCATACGCAAGGATATGCAGGTTACCCTGCAGCAGGCCGTTCTCCAGCCGGCCGTCATACCCGATCACCGTCTTATAACGGAAAGTGGGCCCCAGCTGCTCCAGGGCTGCAGCGGCCGTGAACAGTTTTTGTGTACTGGCAGGCGCCAGTCCCACCTGTTCATTCCGCCCGTACAGCTGCTTTCCCGTGGCTGCATCCACCACACAGAAACCTACCAGCCCATGCCGCAGCTGCGGATCGGCTTCCAGCACACGCAGGGCCTGCGTCAGCCGGTCCGTTACAGATTGCGCCTGCACCGATGATAAGCCTGCCAGCAAGAGAAGAGTTATCCAACGCATAACAAAAATTTACGGCCCAAAATACGCATATTGTAAAATATCGGGCAGCTGATCGGTATCATCAGGCACTTTCACCAGAATAGTTACCTTTACCCGAATATTGACGACTATGCAGCAGGTGTATGCCTCTATTATTACTATAGGTGATGAGTTGTTGATTGGACAGGTAGTAGATACCAATAGCGCCTGGATGGCGCAGGAACTCAACAAAGCCGGCATCTGGCTCAAGCGAAGAGTGGCAGTGGGAGATGTGAAAGAAGAGATTGTCCGCGCCCTGGATGAACAAAGCAAGGATACCCATATCATCCTGCTCACCGGTGGATTGGGCCCCACCGCCGATGATATCACCAAACCCGTACTGAACGATTATTTTGGTGGTCAGCTCCTGACAGACACTGACACCCTCGCTTTTATCACCCATCTTTTTGAAAAGATCTATCAGCGTCCCCTTACCCAACGCAATATTGAACAGGCCACCGTGCCCGATGTCTGTACCGTGCTGCCCAACAAACGCGGCTCAGCACCCGGTATGTGGTTTGAAAAGGACGGACGCATATTTGTATCCCTGCCCGGCGTGCCGCACGAGATGAAAGGCCTGATGGAGAAAGAAGTGCTGCCCCGCCTGAAACAATATTTCACCATGCCGTCCATTGATCACCGGACGCTATTGACTGCCGGCATCGGGGAATCCTACCTGGCGGACGTCATCCAGTCCTGGGAACAGCAACTGCCAGCCCACCTGAAGCTGGCCTACCTGCCCCATTACGGTATGGTGCGCCTCCGCATCACGGGCTCGTCCACTGATGCAGCGGCCTTACAGCAGGACCTGGACCGGGAATTTGCCACCCTTAAAGAACTGGTGGCTGCCTGGCTGGTGATTGACCGGGATATTCCCCTGCAACAGGCCATTGGTGAATTACTCAAAGCCCGTAACAAGAGCATGGGTACCGCAGAGAGCTGCACCGGCGGCTATATTGCCCACCTGGTAACCAGCATAGCCGGTTCCAGTGAGTATTTCAAAGGCAGTGTTGTGAGTTATGCCAATAAAGTGAAACAGGAGCTGCTGGGGGTGACAAGGGATACCCTGGCCACCCAGGGAGCCGTAAGCGAAGCCACGGTCCAGCAGATGGTGGCCGGCGCCTTGCAGTCCCTGCAAACAGATTATGCCATTGCCACTTCCGGTATTATGGGACCGGGCGGCGGCAGCGCGGAAAAGCCCGTTGGCACCGTCTGGGTAGCCGTCGGCAACCGCGAAAAGACAGTGACACAGTTATTTAATTATCGGTTCGACCGGCAAAGGAATATAGAAATGACGGCTATCAACAGCCTCAACCTGCTCAGAAAATTCATTATCGAGCACGGTTAGGCGAACAGTTGTTAGCAAAATCTATTACCTTTGGCCCGATTGGAGCCATATAACCTGAAACAAACATTAAAACCTGCATTGCACTATGGCAGTTGTTGACTTGATAATGCCTAAACTCGGGGAAAGTATTATGGAAGCCACCGTTCTGAAGTGGCACAAGAAACCCGGTGATACGGTGAAAATGGATGAGACCGTCCTGGAAATTGCTACCGACAAGGTAGACAGCGAGGTTCCCTCCACCGCCGAAGGCGTAATTGAAGAGCTTCTTTTCAAAGAAAATGATGTGGTAGCTATTGGCACCGCCATTGCCCGCATCCGCACCGGCGCCGCTGAGGCCGCCAATGGCCAGGAAGCCACACCGCCTCCCGCCGCCACTGCACCCGCCCAGCCCGTACAGCAGCCTGCCGCTGCTGCAGTTCCTGCAGCCAGCGCACCCGCAGTACAGCACCAGGCCCCCGCTGCCAGTGCCGCCAGCATCAGCAGCAATCGTTTCTATTCTCCCCTCGTGCTCAATATCGCCGCCAGCGAAGGCGTCAGCATGAGCGAGCTGGAAACGATGCCCGGCTCCGGCAATGAAGGCAGAGTGACCAAGAAGGATATCCTTCAATATGTTGAGGCCCGGAAGAATGGCAAAGCACCCGCAGCTTCCCAGCCCACGGTCATCAGCCAGCCTGCAGCCGGCAGCGCTCCTGCCACTACTCACCACCAAATGCCCGCCTGGAGCGGCAATGCCGAGATCGTGGAAATGGACCGCATGCGCAAGCTGATTGCAGAGCACATGGTCCGCAGCGTTCAGATAAGCCCGCATGTGACCAGCTTCTCCGAGGCTGATGTCACCAACCTGGTACTCTGGAGGGAACGCGTGAAAAAACAGTTTGAGAAAAGAGAAGGCGAAAAGCTCACTTTCACCCCGCTGTTTGTGGAGGCTATCGTCCGCTGCATCAAAAAATATCCCTGGCTCAACAGCAGCCTGGACGGCAACCGCATCATTATTAAAAAAGATATCAATATCGGTATGGCCGCCGCCCTGCCCAGCGGTAACCTGATTGTCCCGGTGATCCGCAATGCCGACCAGCTCAACCTGGTAGGGCTCACCAAACAGGTGAACACCCTGGCCAATGCCGCCCGCAACAATAAACTGAAACCGGACGATACACAGAACGGCACTTTCACCCTCACCAACGTAGGCACCTTCGGCAGCCTGATGGGCACCCCCATCATCAACCAGCCGCAGGTGGCTATCCTGGCCGTGGGCACTATCAAGAAACGCCCTGTAGTCATTGAGACCGAACAGGGTGACGCCATTGCCATCCGGCATATGATGTATCTCTCCATGTCCTATGACCACCGCATCATTGACGGCGCCATGGGCGCTACTTTCCTGAATGCCGTGGCCAAGGAACTGGAAAACTTCAACCCCGACCGCGAGATCTGAACGCTGCCACCCGCAGCCCCGGACAGCGGCCAGGTTATCCCACAGTAGTTTGTGTTACTTGCTATAAAATGGTAAGCCCCTCTTCCGGAGGGGCTTTTTTATGGTACTTCTCTTTATACTCACTCATGATATTTTTCAGCATCTGTTCTTTTTCCGCCCTTTCTGAAAGAAATGATAAATCTGATCCGGGCTTTTAACGCATCATTTTTTTTCGTAAATTCAGTATGCACCGCTCAACCAAAACGCATACGTTATGAAAACACTATCAGAAACCTGGTTTGCCGACGGGTATATCGACTTCGAGCTGAAGAAGTATACCCTGCTGGCCTATTTACAGGAAGTGAACAAGTATTTCAACGAGAACAAACTCTACCCCCACCTGGGCGATGTGATCTTTCACTACAATAACCTGGTGGCCCTGCGTGAGAACAAGAAATACCTGCAAGAACAGTTTCCCAAAACCCTGACCGGTATCCAGCTGGAAAAGCTACAGCTGCTCTACGAGCAGATCATCGATGACAGCGAACTGATGCAGGAACTGGAAGACATCCTCCAGTACTCCGCCAAAAAATTCAAGAAAGCCATTACCAACGGTACCGAGATCTACGAATTTGTAGAAGGCAAACTCAGCATCGCCCCTATCGGCCTGGTGCCCCTGGATATCAACGAGGGCTATTTCTTCCTGACTGAAGGCACCCGCCGCTTCACCCGCGTGTACCAGTACCGGCTCAGCATCTATGAAAAGCACGATGAAAAATACCGCTCCATCAAAACAGAATACGTGGACAGCTGGCAGCACACGTTTGTAAATACCTACGAGAATATCAAAACAGAGTTGCTGCGCGTAAAACGCGACCTGCCGAACCCGGCCGTTTATTCTATTGAAACGGGCTTCAGCTTCCCGCTCAATGAAACCTTATTGCCCATTGCCAAACGCAGCCTGGTGAGGTATATCAGTACCGCGGCTTAAATTCTTATTAGCAGGCATAAAAAAAATAATTGAGATCAATTATGGCCAGAGTAATGTTAGCGTTATTAGAGCGCTAAGCGATATATTGCAATTATTCCTGACCAGGTAGTCAATCTTTTTTTAAAGGCGCTTAAGTCCATGAGTAAAACTTTAAAAATCATTCTACTTCCTCAGCAAGGTTACCTAACTTACTATTGAGTTTTCAATCTCTCCAAATAATTCCTCAATATTTTCCGATGTCACTACCTTAGTGTTAGTACCCGGATAATTTTCAGTAAATGTTTGCGGGAAGCGAGCTTTTTGCTTATGATTCCATTTTATTTCAAAAGCGGATATTTGTTGGCCATCCTCTTCAATCAGATCAATTTCCTGTTGCTGAGTTGTACGCCAAAAATATTGTCGTATGTCCTTATTGGAATAGCGCAGGTATTTAACTCTCTCCATGATCACAAAATTTTCCCATAACGCACCTACATCCGAACGGGATGATAAAGTCCGGAAGTCATTGATAATAGCATTCCGGATACCACAATCATAAAAGTATATTTTTTTCCCTTTTTTGATCTCGTTTCTAACGTTCCTGCTAAAAGCAGGAAGTCGGAATATGACAAATGCTTTTTCCAGCAGATCGATATATTTTTCAACGGTTTTGTTATCACTTCCTACCGTCTGGCTTAATTCATTATAACTCACCTCGCTCCCCAGTTGCAAAGCAAGTGCCCTCAACAACTTTTCCAGTAGCGCTGGCTTATTAATTTGCTCAAGCATTAATAGGTCTTTATAGAGGTAACTGTTGGCCAGCAATTTCAACAACTCTTTTTCTTCTCCTCTTTTGGTAACAATTTCCGGATAGTATCCGTAAATCAGGCGATGCTCCAACAATCTTTTTTCTTCCAAAAGGCCATGATGCTGCACCATTTCACTGAAGGATAAGGGGTAAAGCATAAATTCATACTTTCGGCCTGTAAGTGGTTCATTAACCTTGCTTGACAATTCGAAGGCCGATGAGCCGGTTGCAATAACCTGAACATCTTTTATCTGATCCGTGATTAACTTTAGTGTTAATCCGATATTCGGGATACGTTGAGCTTCGTCGATGAACAAAATCTTTTTAGCACCAATTAAAGCCTTTAATCTGGTAGCAGTGGTATTTGAAAAAAGATCACGCACATCAGCATCGTCTCCACTTACATGCAGTACAGCGTCTGCATGATCCGCCAAAATGGATTCCACAAGGGTAGATTTTCCGGCTTGGCGGGGGCCTAATATCAACGCAGCTTTTCCTTTAAATAGCCTCTCCTTAATCACTTTATGAAGTAAACGGGATATCATTCCTTTCATTTAATTCCCTAAATTATATAATATTTTTGGATTTAAGTCAAATAATTATTTCATTTACATACATAAATAATTATAAATTAAATCTATTCTTGTAATAGTACTTTAATCATATTATTTACACTCTCATATAAAAAGGGAAGCCGCAATGCAGTACATCGCGGCTTCCCTTTTTATATGCGTTATTTTATAATCCCCATTCAATGCCTTTCTCCGTT from Candidatus Pseudobacter hemicellulosilyticus encodes the following:
- the dacB gene encoding D-alanyl-D-alanine carboxypeptidase/D-alanyl-D-alanine-endopeptidase; this encodes MRWITLLLLAGLSSVQAQSVTDRLTQALRVLEADPQLRHGLVGFCVVDAATGKQLYGRNEQVGLAPASTQKLFTAAAALEQLGPTFRYKTVIGYDGRLENGLLQGNLHILAYGDPTLGSNRWKETGRNYVLQQICDLLREKNIRRIEGSLYINDTAFSIQPLPGGWIWDDIGNYYGAGCWGLNWNENQYTLLLKTGNAEGAPTQISGTDPALAATDLVNEIRTGKKGSGDNGYIYLSPYSPRGFTQGTVPPGAAFSIAGALPHPALLFANELEGALTAAGIPIAGRPLFYIDKTPAESWPAMQQVLGELSSPALSAITYWFLRKSINLYGESLLRTMAYTKKGLGENNAGIEIVKSFWTEQGIDAGAMQLMDGSGLSPMNRVTADALVRVLQYARTRPWQDAFYQALPEYNGMKMKSGSFGGARAYAGYHTSRAGKQYSFAIIVNNYDGSAGEVVKKMYRVLDVLK
- a CDS encoding DoxX family protein produces the protein MSKLMSTSYTTGAFNLATLLMRIGFGGLMMNHGYQKLVNFAAIKPKFMNFLGMGQGMSLGLVVFAEFFCALLIIIGLFSRLAAIPIVIVLSVALFKAHKGLVFGEGEMAALFLTGFICLLITGPGKISVDGMSGK
- a CDS encoding CinA family nicotinamide mononucleotide deamidase-related protein, with protein sequence MQQVYASIITIGDELLIGQVVDTNSAWMAQELNKAGIWLKRRVAVGDVKEEIVRALDEQSKDTHIILLTGGLGPTADDITKPVLNDYFGGQLLTDTDTLAFITHLFEKIYQRPLTQRNIEQATVPDVCTVLPNKRGSAPGMWFEKDGRIFVSLPGVPHEMKGLMEKEVLPRLKQYFTMPSIDHRTLLTAGIGESYLADVIQSWEQQLPAHLKLAYLPHYGMVRLRITGSSTDAAALQQDLDREFATLKELVAAWLVIDRDIPLQQAIGELLKARNKSMGTAESCTGGYIAHLVTSIAGSSEYFKGSVVSYANKVKQELLGVTRDTLATQGAVSEATVQQMVAGALQSLQTDYAIATSGIMGPGGGSAEKPVGTVWVAVGNREKTVTQLFNYRFDRQRNIEMTAINSLNLLRKFIIEHG
- a CDS encoding thioesterase family protein, producing MFITETPIRVRYAETDQMDVVYHGNYAQYFEVARAESIRQLGFTYKDMEAAGVIMPIVELQCKYLRPAHYDDLLTIKTILKELPADHRIEFHQEVYNEQGRLLTVGRVVLYFLLSATKEKTTMPENLRQQLLPYF
- a CDS encoding tetratricopeptide repeat protein yields the protein MKKITLFFILSGVVHGAIAQQSRFLNDPQGTFKQAKDFFQREQYSLAYPLFKDLQLQQREPDRSNPAIQTQEVNYYTIVCALKQNEGGAVAKARDFIDLEDNAARVQMMSFHLAEYYFRQQDYPNAIGLYEAANIDNLTNREIADMKFHQGYAYFTAKQFDKAKPLFDAIRQMKDDPNYIDANYYYGFLSFNDKKYREALDAFSIVEDHPNYGQVVPYYIANIYYSLGQKDKALEYAENKLKRGNLYYDLEMRQIVGHAYFEKKEFAKALPYLETYVSKSTKVRREDLYELAYCQYQAGQLDKAIDGFKQISGKEDSLAQNAMYLLGDAYLKTGQKTNARNAFLICASNSSNAAQKEISQFNYAKLSFELGYQDVALTELQKFLQAYPQSSYNVEAKELLISVLANTNNYKDALSLLESLQSPSANARRLYPRILYGRATELVNDGMLVGANELLTRAETQPDNASVLPYVQFWKGEVAYRLGKLDDAIRYFNDYLKSSAANGEVNVTNARYNLGYAYLKKENYRQALTNFEQVVSNPVVNASALQQDAWLRSADCYYMNREYKKAQVMYDKVLSFSWPASDYATFQKAMIAGANSGKEKISLLSGLSRKYPGSGLLADANMEIANTYLVDEQFREAIPYLKNVVSDPNSGLKPTAYLKLGIAYYNMDNNAEALNSYTALLKQYPNSTEAADALENARVIYVEQGKSGEYVSFARSMGKEVSGNQEDDLSYEEAEVQFNNGNFPAAAKEFEEYIAAFPQGRHSLEALYYKSEIYYNQKDWVKAAAGYELLADRVPHKYGEKSLLLAARLNFFDLKNYEKAEKYFTRLKDFATSQENKLEAMRGLLRSQYQLQQWTAAMANARELLNQKGIGTDDKVMANMAIAKSQQTAGEYDQAITTYRIAAGLSKAAYGAEARYEIAACQMAQNRMADAEKAAFEVINKSGSYEEWVTKAYILLGDVYFKQKDYFNAKATFQSVVDNAKMEALRQEAETKLKATIEEEKKNSKVE